A genomic segment from Stappia indica encodes:
- a CDS encoding MBL fold metallo-hydrolase, with amino-acid sequence MIELSLNRRTLLTGAAVTAIAAPAIVSGATRVRAEAPMLGAASPSFNRIKLGDFEITTILDAARAMDGPHPIFGENQEAGPVAELLAANNLPSDKMVNGFTPVLVNTGSQLILFDTGLGGDAGTLASQLAAAGYTPEQVDIVVLTHMHPDHIGGLMSGGAPTYPNARYVAGQAEYDFWSAEERMSGPTERVATLVRSNVTPLAEKMTFIGDGGEVVSGITGIDTSGHTPGHMSFHVESGGKRLLIWGDVANHFVASIQRPDWHVRFDMDKEKAAATRKRIFDMVASDKVPVTGYHMPFPALGYIQASGESYRWNPAAYQFAL; translated from the coding sequence ATGATCGAACTCAGCCTCAACCGCAGGACGCTGCTGACCGGCGCGGCGGTCACCGCCATCGCCGCACCGGCCATCGTTTCCGGCGCCACCCGCGTGCGGGCGGAAGCCCCGATGCTCGGCGCCGCCAGCCCCAGCTTCAACCGCATCAAGCTCGGCGATTTCGAGATCACCACCATCCTCGATGCCGCGCGCGCGATGGATGGCCCGCATCCGATCTTCGGCGAGAACCAGGAGGCCGGCCCCGTCGCCGAGCTGCTGGCGGCCAACAACCTGCCCTCCGACAAGATGGTCAACGGCTTCACGCCGGTTCTCGTCAACACCGGTTCGCAGCTGATCCTGTTCGACACCGGCCTTGGCGGCGATGCCGGCACGCTGGCGAGCCAGCTTGCCGCCGCCGGCTACACGCCCGAGCAGGTCGACATCGTCGTTCTGACCCACATGCATCCGGACCATATCGGCGGCTTGATGAGCGGCGGCGCGCCGACCTATCCGAACGCCCGCTATGTCGCCGGCCAGGCCGAGTACGACTTCTGGTCCGCCGAGGAGCGCATGTCCGGCCCGACCGAGCGCGTCGCCACGCTGGTGCGCTCCAACGTCACGCCGCTGGCCGAGAAGATGACCTTCATCGGCGATGGCGGCGAGGTCGTCTCCGGGATCACCGGCATCGACACCTCCGGCCACACGCCCGGCCACATGTCCTTCCATGTGGAGAGCGGCGGCAAGCGGCTGCTGATCTGGGGCGACGTCGCCAACCATTTCGTCGCCTCGATCCAGCGGCCCGACTGGCATGTCCGCTTCGACATGGACAAGGAAAAGGCCGCTGCGACCCGCAAGCGCATCTTCGACATGGTGGCGAGCGACAAGGTGCCGGTGACCGGCTATCACATGCCCTTCCCGGCGCTCGGCTACATCCAGGCGAGCGGCGAGAGCTATCGCTGGAACCCGGCGGCCTACCAATTCGCCCTTTAA
- the moaB gene encoding molybdenum cofactor biosynthesis protein B: MHRIDDSRPFVPLNIAVLTVSDTRSLEEDRSGGTLVARIEEAGHRLAGRAIVTDDVEKIRAAVQAWTASPDVDVVITTGGTGFTGRDVTPEAIEPLFEKKMDGFSEVFHRISYDKIGTSTIQSRATGGVIAATYVFVLPGSPGACKDAWDGILKWQLDYRHMPCNFVEIMPRLDEHLKRGKLRDA; encoded by the coding sequence ATGCATCGCATTGATGACAGCCGCCCCTTCGTTCCGCTCAACATCGCCGTGCTCACCGTCTCGGACACCCGCTCGCTGGAGGAGGACCGCTCCGGCGGTACGCTGGTCGCGCGGATCGAGGAGGCCGGCCACCGCCTTGCCGGCCGCGCCATCGTCACCGACGACGTGGAGAAGATCCGCGCGGCGGTGCAGGCCTGGACCGCCTCGCCGGATGTCGATGTGGTGATCACCACCGGCGGCACCGGCTTCACCGGGCGCGACGTCACGCCGGAGGCGATCGAGCCCTTGTTCGAGAAGAAGATGGACGGCTTTTCCGAGGTCTTCCACCGCATCTCCTACGACAAGATCGGCACCTCGACGATCCAGTCGCGGGCGACCGGCGGCGTCATCGCCGCGACCTATGTCTTCGTGCTTCCCGGCTCGCCCGGCGCCTGCAAGGACGCCTGGGACGGCATTCTCAAGTGGCAGCTCGACTACCGGCACATGCCCTGCAACTTCGTGGAGATCATGCCCCGGCTCGACGAGCACCTGAAGCGCGGCAAGCTGCGGGACGCCTGA
- a CDS encoding ceramidase domain-containing protein: MDWSAPIDAYCERLGPQFWAEPVNAATNGAFLIAALAAWMLWRRQARGDAAVLFLVGVVACVGIGSFLFHTVATRWAALADVVPIAVFIYSYFLLAMRRILRLGWGWSIGATLAFLAASYGVAPMLSGVLGSSAGYAPAALAIFGVAAVAARRCPPASAPLALTGAVFVISLAFRTSDIPFCPSFPLGTHFVWHCLNALVLYLLIRVLVLVSPAARSGNLTGATGT, from the coding sequence ATGGACTGGAGCGCACCGATCGATGCCTATTGCGAGCGGCTGGGGCCGCAATTCTGGGCCGAACCGGTCAACGCGGCGACCAACGGGGCCTTCCTGATCGCCGCCCTTGCCGCCTGGATGCTGTGGCGCCGGCAGGCGAGGGGCGATGCTGCCGTGCTCTTCCTGGTGGGCGTGGTGGCCTGCGTCGGCATCGGCTCGTTCCTGTTCCACACCGTCGCCACCCGCTGGGCGGCGCTGGCGGACGTGGTGCCGATCGCAGTGTTCATCTACTCGTATTTCCTGCTGGCGATGCGGCGCATCCTGCGCCTCGGCTGGGGCTGGTCCATCGGCGCGACGCTCGCCTTCCTTGCCGCAAGCTACGGCGTGGCGCCGATGCTCTCCGGGGTGCTGGGATCCTCCGCCGGCTATGCACCGGCGGCGCTTGCCATTTTCGGCGTTGCCGCCGTCGCCGCGCGGCGCTGCCCGCCCGCCAGCGCGCCGCTGGCGCTGACCGGGGCGGTTTTCGTGATTTCGCTTGCTTTCAGAACGAGTGATATCCCATTTTGCCCGTCTTTCCCTTTGGGAACGCATTTCGTATGGCATTGCCTGAACGCGCTGGTCCTGTACCTGCTGATTCGCGTCCTTGTCCTGGTATCGCCGGCCGCCCGGTCCGGAAACCTGACAGGCGCGACCGGCACCTGA